In Mesotoga sp. UBA6090, a single window of DNA contains:
- a CDS encoding 3-keto-5-aminohexanoate cleavage protein, with amino-acid sequence MDKLIITAALTGAEVMKEQQPALPISPEEIASAAYECFLSGASIVHIHARDSSGRPTQSREVYRDIMERIRSKCDLIFQPSTGGAVWHKVEERAQPLDLDPEMATLSTGTCNFGHDVFFNSEETIEYFAHKMKKRGIKPEIEVFERGMIENALRLQKKGLIESPIHFDFVLGVPGASPGNIEDLIHMVNAIPAGSTWTVAGIGRNELPLATFAILLGGHVRVGFEDNVYYAKGELALSNAQLVQRVVRIAGELGREVATPAEARAILGIRRKD; translated from the coding sequence ATGGATAAACTGATAATCACGGCGGCCCTGACCGGCGCGGAAGTGATGAAAGAACAACAACCTGCTCTTCCGATTTCTCCCGAAGAAATCGCATCGGCAGCTTATGAATGCTTCCTTTCAGGAGCAAGCATAGTCCATATTCACGCAAGGGATTCTTCGGGAAGACCAACCCAGAGCCGCGAAGTGTATAGAGATATTATGGAAAGAATTCGAAGCAAATGTGATCTGATCTTTCAGCCGTCCACCGGCGGGGCGGTGTGGCACAAGGTGGAGGAGAGAGCTCAGCCTCTCGATCTGGATCCGGAGATGGCCACTCTTTCCACCGGTACGTGCAATTTCGGGCATGATGTCTTCTTTAACTCGGAAGAAACTATTGAGTATTTCGCACATAAGATGAAGAAGAGAGGCATCAAACCCGAGATTGAAGTATTTGAAAGAGGTATGATTGAAAACGCCCTCAGATTGCAGAAAAAGGGTCTGATTGAGAGCCCGATACACTTTGACTTTGTTCTTGGAGTCCCTGGGGCCAGCCCTGGAAACATCGAAGATTTGATCCATATGGTTAACGCAATACCGGCAGGAAGCACATGGACGGTAGCCGGGATCGGAAGAAATGAGCTTCCTCTAGCTACATTCGCTATCCTTCTTGGGGGACATGTCAGGGTAGGTTTTGAAGACAATGTTTACTACGCAAAAGGCGAACTTGCCCTTTCTAACGCGCAACTAGTCCAGAGAGTTGTCAGAATTGCAGGAGAGCTGGGCAGGGAAGTCGCGACTCCCGCCGAAGCAAGGGCAATACTTGGAATCAGGAGGAAAGACTAA
- a CDS encoding hotdog domain-containing protein, translating to MVRIRMSLHDAHYGGNLVDGARVIQMFGDVATELLIRNDGDEGLFKAYDNIEFLAPVYAGDYIEATGEIVSNGNTSRKMIFQAFKVAQARPDISDSAAEILPVPVLVCKASGTCVVPKNRQRKSNG from the coding sequence ATGGTCAGAATTCGAATGAGCCTTCACGATGCTCATTACGGTGGTAATTTGGTTGATGGAGCAAGAGTTATCCAGATGTTTGGCGATGTTGCTACTGAGTTGCTGATAAGAAATGACGGCGATGAAGGCCTATTCAAGGCCTATGATAACATCGAATTTCTTGCTCCAGTCTATGCAGGAGATTACATCGAAGCAACAGGAGAAATAGTCTCAAATGGCAACACATCACGGAAGATGATTTTCCAAGCCTTCAAGGTCGCTCAGGCAAGGCCGGATATCAGTGATTCTGCGGCCGAAATCCTTCCCGTGCCGGTCCTTGTGTGTAAAGCCAGCGGAACATGCGTCGTTCCAAAGAACAGGCAGAGGAAGAGCAATGGATAA
- a CDS encoding mannose-1-phosphate guanylyltransferase, with product MCVVKTLIMAGGIGERLWPVSVKKRPKQFQKFGSKKTMIEETIERVEKLTDEIIIITTREQYPLMQYYLPLFPSDNVIFEPMRRNTAPAIALGSSRFAAEDIMVIVPADHVIRDEESFLKTLRKAIKYAESNESLVTIGITPTRPYTGYGYIERGNVVSDDEEVYSVKKFHEKPDYETAQRYFQSGRFLWNSGIFVWRKDIFDSELSTNFPDLFSAISEIEERPEDIEKIYERLPKISIDYGLMERSTKVATVPANFYWNDIGSWDAVYDLLLKDKNGNAVEGEFSLRNVKNCLLINHTQKKLAISGIENYIVVASSEGTLVCKRGESQEIKEIIV from the coding sequence ATGTGTGTGGTCAAGACACTTATTATGGCTGGCGGAATAGGGGAGAGGCTATGGCCGGTTAGCGTAAAAAAGAGACCTAAGCAGTTCCAGAAGTTCGGTTCAAAGAAAACTATGATTGAGGAAACTATTGAACGAGTGGAAAAGCTTACCGATGAGATAATAATCATCACAACAAGGGAGCAGTATCCACTAATGCAATACTACTTGCCCCTCTTTCCAAGCGACAACGTCATATTCGAACCCATGAGAAGAAATACAGCTCCCGCCATTGCTTTGGGCAGCAGTAGATTTGCAGCTGAGGATATTATGGTTATTGTTCCTGCTGATCATGTTATCAGAGATGAAGAAAGCTTTCTTAAGACTTTGAGAAAGGCAATTAAGTATGCAGAATCAAATGAATCGCTCGTTACAATAGGGATAACCCCGACTCGCCCCTATACTGGTTACGGCTACATTGAAAGGGGAAACGTTGTAAGTGATGATGAAGAGGTCTATTCGGTGAAGAAGTTCCACGAAAAGCCCGACTATGAAACTGCTCAACGATATTTTCAGTCTGGCAGGTTTCTATGGAATTCGGGTATATTTGTGTGGAGAAAGGACATCTTCGACTCGGAGCTTTCAACGAACTTCCCGGACCTGTTTTCTGCAATCTCCGAGATTGAAGAGAGGCCTGAAGACATCGAAAAGATATACGAGAGACTTCCAAAGATCTCTATAGACTATGGTTTGATGGAGAGATCGACGAAAGTTGCGACTGTCCCGGCCAATTTCTACTGGAATGACATTGGATCGTGGGATGCGGTCTATGATCTGCTGCTGAAAGACAAGAATGGAAATGCAGTAGAAGGCGAATTTTCTCTGAGAAACGTCAAGAACTGCCTCTTAATCAACCATACCCAGAAGAAACTCGCAATTTCGGGGATTGAGAACTACATTGTGGTGGCAAGTAGTGAGGGAACACTGGTTTGCAAAAGAGGAGAGTCACAGGAAATAAAGGAGATAATAGTGTAA